The Megalobrama amblycephala isolate DHTTF-2021 linkage group LG7, ASM1881202v1, whole genome shotgun sequence genome window below encodes:
- the LOC125271617 gene encoding CMRF35-like molecule 8, giving the protein MILICDHKLLIFNLLLIMSVVACEMKILTFTAYEGGKVEIRCPYESEYETYKKYLCRGKCPYIHNKDIPAESGSAKDERFSLTDNTTTHIFTVTITDLRTEDQGQYWCAVKTEILQKRHYTEIHLEIKHGKSEYTV; this is encoded by the exons ATGATCCTCATCTGTGATCATAAACTTCTCATATTTAACCTGCTGCTCATCATGTCAG TGGTGGCATGTGAGATGAAGATCTTGACTTTCACTGCTTATGAAGGAGGAAAAGTTGAAATACGGTGTCCCTATGAGTCTGAATATGAAACATATAAGAAATATCTCTGCAGAGGAAAATGTCCATATATACACAATAAAGACATTCCTGCTGAATCTGGATCTGCTAAAGACGAGAGATTCTCTCTGACCGATAACACAACGACCCACATCTTCACCGTCACAATCACTGATCTGAGAACAGAAGATCAAGGACAATACTGGTGTGCTGTGAAGACAGAAATTCTACAAAAGCGTCACTATACAGAGATTCATCTGGAGATTAAACATGGTAAGTCAGAATATACTGTATGA